A portion of the Faecalibacterium sp. I3-3-89 genome contains these proteins:
- a CDS encoding plasmid mobilization protein → MTKTNVQPIPSNSQHHDTPNNKTHVIKFRVTAEEKASLELTCKLLNLSLSTFIRRAIRNVKIEKTVIIAGGGEETLTAVSTLLAQCSKVGGNLNQLARHFNSGGADTEQIRAKLLAELADLTAFRLSAEKVLGELYGNAQAYRL, encoded by the coding sequence ATGACCAAAACGAATGTTCAACCGATTCCTAGCAATTCCCAGCACCACGACACGCCGAACAACAAAACGCACGTCATCAAGTTCCGTGTGACAGCGGAGGAAAAAGCGTCACTGGAACTCACTTGCAAACTCCTGAATCTCTCCCTCTCCACCTTCATCCGCCGCGCCATCCGCAACGTCAAAATCGAGAAAACGGTCATCATTGCCGGTGGTGGCGAAGAAACCCTGACCGCTGTTTCCACTTTGCTTGCCCAGTGCAGCAAGGTGGGCGGAAACCTCAACCAGCTTGCAAGGCACTTCAATTCCGGCGGTGCAGACACCGAGCAGATCCGGGCGAAACTCCTTGCCGAACTTGCAGACCTGACTGCATTCCGGCTCAGCGCCGAGAAAGT
- a CDS encoding tripartite tricarboxylate transporter substrate-binding protein: MMKKRIAALVTAGVLALSMLTGCGSKQESWKVTCPWAPSGVAAMVSQKAAAKSPDYSDNKITLVAEAVKGDAATVNTWVSSTKANDKELVFAGEGLFAITETLDPAKLQFSYDDFEFVENLYSSVFVLSADSSLNLKNLDDLEAYVKAGNPVSVAVNGATGSEAFLAAALFGSMGAGDQLKLTPYQSAAEAAQAVAKGETNFAVSHQSQILETYQQGGVDVVCAFDDKAIENGPFAGVEGVGSKGYPYFRNRCFVMARKGTDAAKVAELKELYDKILADDEMVEWLNDTMLLEVDTMTEDDVKAHIENVKSIVEQYKDIVAG; this comes from the coding sequence ATGATGAAAAAGCGTATTGCGGCGTTGGTCACCGCCGGTGTCCTTGCTTTGTCGATGCTTACCGGCTGCGGAAGCAAACAGGAGAGCTGGAAAGTTACCTGCCCGTGGGCACCGTCTGGTGTAGCAGCGATGGTCAGCCAAAAGGCTGCTGCCAAGTCCCCTGATTATTCTGATAATAAAATCACACTGGTTGCTGAAGCCGTCAAGGGCGATGCTGCTACTGTCAACACTTGGGTGTCCAGTACTAAGGCAAATGATAAGGAACTGGTCTTCGCCGGTGAGGGTCTGTTCGCCATTACCGAGACTCTGGATCCGGCCAAGCTGCAGTTCAGCTACGACGATTTTGAGTTCGTGGAGAACTTGTACTCCTCCGTCTTCGTCCTGTCCGCTGATTCTTCACTGAACCTCAAGAATCTGGACGATCTGGAGGCCTATGTCAAGGCAGGCAACCCCGTATCCGTGGCCGTTAACGGCGCTACCGGCTCCGAGGCTTTCCTGGCAGCGGCTCTGTTCGGCTCTATGGGTGCCGGCGACCAGCTGAAACTGACTCCGTACCAGTCCGCTGCGGAGGCTGCACAGGCTGTAGCTAAGGGTGAAACGAACTTCGCGGTCTCTCACCAGTCTCAGATTCTTGAGACCTACCAGCAGGGCGGCGTTGATGTGGTTTGCGCATTCGATGACAAGGCTATCGAAAACGGCCCCTTCGCAGGCGTTGAGGGCGTTGGCTCCAAGGGCTACCCCTACTTCCGCAACCGCTGCTTCGTCATGGCTCGCAAAGGTACTGACGCCGCAAAGGTTGCCGAGCTGAAAGAGCTGTATGATAAGATCCTCGCCGATGATGAGATGGTCGAGTGGCTGAACGACACCATGCTGCTGGAAGTCGATACCATGACCGAGGACGATGTGAAGGCTCACATTGAGAACGTCAAGAGCATCGTCGAGCAGTATAAGGACATCGTGGCAGGCTGA
- a CDS encoding tripartite tricarboxylate transporter TctB family protein: MKNLIERAEAKLDEWGAKLEQKNIEYPVDLICGILFLVIGIVLLLIMPQQVQISEKDVVNGRAFPTMLIWLMLAMSALLVGREAYNMVMHRPTKTKTLNLLVETKALVIVLILVVTYLLAEVTDLFVVGAVFCALAFLVFFRCKKPLYYAITVSMAVLIWVVFHFVLNVSF; the protein is encoded by the coding sequence GTGAAAAATCTGATAGAACGTGCCGAAGCAAAACTGGATGAATGGGGCGCAAAGCTCGAACAGAAGAACATCGAGTACCCGGTAGACCTGATTTGCGGCATTCTGTTTCTGGTCATTGGCATCGTGCTGCTGCTCATCATGCCGCAGCAGGTGCAGATCTCGGAAAAAGACGTTGTGAATGGCCGCGCTTTCCCGACGATGCTGATTTGGCTCATGCTGGCCATGAGCGCCCTTCTGGTGGGCCGCGAGGCATACAACATGGTGATGCACCGCCCGACCAAAACTAAAACGCTGAATCTTTTGGTGGAAACAAAAGCACTCGTCATCGTCCTCATTCTGGTGGTCACTTATCTGCTGGCAGAGGTCACGGATCTGTTTGTTGTGGGCGCTGTATTCTGCGCACTGGCATTTCTGGTCTTTTTCCGCTGCAAGAAACCCCTTTACTATGCCATCACAGTTTCAATGGCTGTGCTGATCTGGGTCGTGTTCCACTTTGTGCTGAATGTTAGTTTCTGA
- a CDS encoding tripartite tricarboxylate transporter permease, with translation MGLFDFIGPASGLLFTLENIIWINLGVFIGCVFAAIPGLSVILCIILFLPVTYTMRAIPGMMFLLGIYCAGGYGGSVSAILINTPGTPHAAATMLDGYPLSKMGRTKAALKIALYASTFGGIFSALVLLFLGPQVAKISAQLGTAEYFMVCLFGMTIIAGVSGKSLVKGIIAACLGLLISCVGADPMTSYDRFTFGIPRLYLGLDLAVTLIGLFALVEIIGKAELKRNELNLHAGKIGNDDGKITKDEYKRMFRPVLMGSIIGSCVGIVPGTGASEASWFSYNTAKNLSKHPEEFGHGSVEGVAAAESANNAVCGATLIPLLTLGIPGDGCVAIMLSALMINGLNPGLSLFTTDGAIMYAIMLGLILVNIFMFLQGKYLTSLFAKVVSIPQQILTPIIVIFCFAGAYSVNSSYFDLSVALVFGVMAWFMRKLELPAVPVLLGMVLGNMTETNFRRALLISDGSPKIFFSSVYCWIFIALIVVVIIGILRGKMKETKNAKVEQ, from the coding sequence ATGGGTTTGTTTGACTTTATCGGCCCGGCCTCCGGGCTGCTTTTCACCCTCGAAAATATCATCTGGATAAACCTCGGCGTCTTTATTGGCTGCGTGTTCGCGGCCATCCCGGGATTAAGTGTTATCCTCTGCATCATCCTATTCCTGCCTGTCACTTATACCATGCGTGCGATTCCCGGCATGATGTTCCTGTTGGGCATTTACTGCGCAGGTGGCTATGGTGGATCGGTATCGGCTATCCTTATCAACACGCCGGGTACGCCCCACGCGGCGGCTACTATGCTGGACGGCTATCCGCTGTCCAAAATGGGCCGCACTAAGGCGGCGTTGAAAATTGCACTTTATGCATCTACCTTTGGCGGTATCTTCTCTGCGCTGGTGCTGCTCTTCCTCGGCCCGCAGGTGGCCAAAATTTCGGCACAGCTGGGCACGGCGGAGTACTTTATGGTCTGCCTGTTCGGCATGACGATTATTGCAGGCGTTTCTGGTAAGAGCCTTGTCAAGGGCATCATCGCCGCCTGCCTTGGTTTGCTTATTTCCTGTGTGGGCGCAGACCCCATGACCAGCTATGACCGCTTTACATTTGGTATTCCCCGTCTGTATCTGGGTCTTGACCTTGCCGTTACCCTCATCGGTTTGTTCGCACTGGTGGAAATCATTGGCAAGGCAGAGCTGAAGCGGAATGAGTTGAACCTTCACGCCGGAAAAATCGGCAATGATGACGGCAAAATCACAAAAGATGAATACAAGCGGATGTTCCGACCAGTGCTGATGGGTTCTATCATCGGTTCCTGTGTTGGTATCGTACCTGGCACGGGTGCGTCGGAGGCCTCGTGGTTCTCCTACAACACTGCGAAGAACCTGTCCAAGCATCCCGAGGAATTCGGCCACGGTTCTGTGGAGGGCGTTGCGGCTGCTGAGTCTGCCAACAATGCCGTCTGTGGCGCGACCCTGATTCCCTTGCTGACGCTGGGCATCCCCGGCGACGGCTGCGTGGCCATCATGTTGTCGGCCCTGATGATAAATGGCCTGAACCCCGGTCTCTCGCTGTTCACCACCGACGGCGCTATCATGTATGCCATCATGCTGGGCCTTATCCTCGTGAACATCTTCATGTTCCTGCAGGGCAAATACCTGACTAGCCTGTTTGCAAAGGTCGTCTCCATCCCTCAGCAGATCTTGACCCCCATCATCGTGATTTTCTGTTTCGCCGGTGCTTACTCGGTGAACAGCAGCTATTTTGATTTGAGCGTTGCGCTGGTGTTCGGCGTGATGGCGTGGTTCATGCGCAAGCTGGAGCTGCCCGCTGTCCCTGTGCTGCTGGGCATGGTGCTGGGCAATATGACCGAGACGAACTTCCGCCGCGCCCTGCTCATCTCGGATGGAAGTCCCAAAATCTTCTTCAGCAGTGTGTATTGCTGGATTTTTATCGCGCTAATCGTGGTGGTTATCATCGGCATCCTGCGCGGCAAGATGAAGGAAACGAAGAACGCGAAAGTGGAACAGTAA
- a CDS encoding sulfatase-like hydrolase/transferase codes for MAYNIIFYFSDQQRWDTCGCFGQPLNVTPNLDKLAEEGVKFDNAFSPQPVCGPCRALFQTGKYPTETGCFRNNLMLPSNIKTLGEYMEKDAGYETAYVGKWHLASDGELEKKPTIDHTITAVPLELRGGYTGYWRAADVLEFTSHGYDGYVFDENNNRIDFKGYRADCINQFALDYLDQYTGEKPFFMTVSQIEPHHQNDHNHYEGPNGSKQRFADFVLPEDLKALGGNAAEEYPDYLGQCASLDENLGKLVEKLKEKGLYENTVILYASDHGSHFKTRNRDAHLNGYDDYKRSCHDGCLHVPLVICGGPFKGGKEVTELVSTESIPKTLLALAGVDVGDKMIGENLLDVVEKKNHNRANEVYAQISESRCGRCIRTADYMYSVYAPGVNGGEAAASDVYADDFLYDMQKDPWQLNNVVADPAYADVKAELRERLLNWIQHAEGTRPTITD; via the coding sequence GTGGCATATAACATTATTTTCTACTTCAGTGACCAGCAGCGCTGGGATACCTGCGGCTGCTTCGGCCAGCCGCTCAACGTCACACCCAATCTGGACAAGCTGGCAGAGGAGGGCGTAAAATTTGACAATGCTTTCTCTCCCCAGCCGGTGTGCGGCCCTTGCCGCGCCCTATTCCAGACCGGAAAATACCCCACTGAGACAGGCTGTTTCCGCAATAACCTGATGCTGCCCTCGAATATCAAGACTCTGGGCGAGTATATGGAAAAAGATGCCGGCTACGAAACTGCCTATGTCGGCAAGTGGCATCTGGCCTCGGATGGCGAGCTGGAAAAGAAGCCGACCATTGACCATACCATTACAGCCGTTCCGTTGGAGTTGCGTGGCGGCTACACCGGCTACTGGCGTGCAGCCGATGTGCTGGAATTTACCTCCCACGGCTACGACGGCTATGTGTTCGACGAGAACAACAACCGCATCGATTTTAAGGGCTACCGTGCTGACTGCATCAACCAGTTCGCGCTGGACTACCTCGACCAGTACACCGGCGAAAAGCCCTTCTTCATGACCGTATCCCAAATTGAGCCGCACCATCAGAATGACCACAACCACTACGAAGGCCCCAACGGCTCGAAGCAGCGATTTGCGGATTTTGTCCTCCCCGAAGACTTGAAGGCTCTGGGCGGCAATGCAGCAGAAGAGTATCCGGATTATCTGGGACAGTGCGCAAGCCTCGACGAGAACCTCGGCAAGCTGGTGGAAAAACTGAAAGAAAAGGGTCTGTATGAGAATACTGTTATCCTTTACGCTTCCGACCATGGCTCTCATTTCAAGACCCGCAACCGCGACGCCCATCTGAACGGATACGATGACTATAAGCGCTCGTGCCACGACGGCTGCCTGCATGTGCCGCTGGTCATCTGCGGCGGCCCGTTCAAGGGCGGCAAGGAAGTCACCGAGCTGGTCAGCACCGAGAGCATCCCCAAGACTCTGTTGGCTTTGGCAGGCGTGGATGTCGGCGACAAGATGATCGGCGAAAATCTGCTTGACGTTGTGGAAAAGAAAAATCATAATAGAGCTAATGAGGTCTACGCCCAAATCTCGGAGAGCCGCTGCGGCCGCTGCATCCGCACGGCAGATTATATGTACTCTGTCTATGCCCCCGGTGTCAATGGCGGCGAGGCTGCGGCATCTGATGTGTATGCGGACGACTTCCTCTATGATATGCAGAAAGACCCGTGGCAGCTGAACAATGTTGTCGCAGATCCTGCATACGCCGACGTCAAAGCGGAGCTTCGTGAGCGCTTGCTGAACTGGATACAGCACGCAGAAGGCACCCGCCCCACCATCACCGACTGA
- a CDS encoding GntR family transcriptional regulator, with protein sequence MLSAAEKKSAQVYRWLLAYIDENKFSGNQRLPSENALCRKLGVSRETIRVAIDRLVNEGIVYKVKGSGTYFHREKVMTRDLNTEDALYKIGLVLQGQDTSANSGLIEGVRSVLTQEQVDLHVFLTDNKFCNERRCLETVVHQNFHGFIVDGVKSSILSPNLDCYKELYRRKIPVIFYNNFYRNLRCPRVTINDIECAHQLIERLMDAGHSHIAGIFVYDNYQSVEKFQGMAEAMRNRGLELNDDYIKWCISDEAHNESYVRSIERFLKSIPKCTAIVCCNYIIYRLVMKTLQKMGKTVPEDYSLVCFDYSEETYRQEDVTCSVEQGFEMGRQLALRLMEMISTGECDDRNYTYVMKPILYDGHSIRKLKKVK encoded by the coding sequence ATGCTCTCGGCTGCTGAGAAAAAATCTGCTCAGGTATATCGTTGGCTTCTGGCTTATATCGACGAAAACAAGTTTTCTGGAAATCAACGACTGCCCTCGGAAAATGCACTCTGCCGAAAGCTGGGCGTCAGCCGGGAAACGATTCGAGTTGCCATTGACCGATTGGTGAATGAAGGAATCGTGTACAAAGTCAAAGGGAGCGGCACCTATTTCCACCGGGAAAAGGTGATGACGCGCGATTTGAACACCGAGGATGCACTTTATAAGATCGGCCTTGTTTTGCAAGGTCAGGATACGAGTGCAAATTCGGGATTAATCGAAGGGGTTCGCAGTGTCCTGACGCAGGAGCAGGTTGACCTCCATGTATTTCTGACCGATAACAAATTCTGCAACGAACGCCGCTGTCTGGAGACTGTGGTACATCAGAATTTTCACGGTTTCATCGTGGATGGTGTCAAATCGAGCATCCTCAGCCCAAATCTTGACTGCTACAAGGAGCTTTACCGACGTAAGATCCCGGTGATATTCTACAACAACTTCTATCGGAACTTGCGCTGCCCCCGCGTAACGATCAATGATATCGAATGTGCCCATCAGCTGATAGAACGCCTGATGGATGCCGGACACAGCCACATTGCAGGCATCTTCGTGTACGACAACTACCAGAGCGTAGAAAAGTTTCAAGGCATGGCGGAAGCGATGCGAAATCGTGGTTTGGAACTGAACGATGATTACATCAAGTGGTGTATTTCGGACGAAGCCCACAACGAAAGCTATGTCCGTTCCATTGAAAGATTTCTGAAGAGCATCCCTAAATGCACCGCTATCGTCTGCTGCAACTACATCATCTATCGGCTGGTCATGAAAACCCTGCAGAAAATGGGGAAGACTGTACCCGAAGATTATTCGCTGGTCTGTTTTGATTATTCCGAAGAAACTTATCGGCAGGAGGATGTTACCTGCTCCGTGGAGCAAGGCTTCGAGATGGGACGTCAGCTTGCGCTGCGGCTTATGGAGATGATTTCCACCGGCGAATGCGATGACCGGAACTACACTTATGTCATGAAGCCCATCCTCTACGATGGCCATTCCATCCGGAAGCTCAAAAAGGTAAAATAA
- a CDS encoding anaerobic sulfatase maturase: MKHNTFLVKPASSLCNLRCRYCFYDDVSNSRACKNMGLLSHEMAGELVEKAFAATEEGGSVHFLFQGGEPTLAGLDFFRFFLETERSMQRNISVFHSIQTNGICLDEEWASFFKANSFLVGLSLDGTQENHDLYRLDAAGQGTWDKVTHALALLDAYRVETNLLCVVTGQLARKPQRAFKCLCELGQHNLQFIPCLDPLDTIGGQAYSLTPELYGRFLCGVFDNWYQQLQRGNYISVRNFEDYLRILLGMPPTSCASSGSCGHYLTVEGDGSLYPCDFYVLDEWKLGNLSHCTVEDALDSPTSQTFLAQGRKRPAECAACAYQLLCRGGCKRDWDASGSNRFCAAYKQFFAYVLPRLHTAAHFLAQQNR, encoded by the coding sequence ATGAAACATAATACATTTCTCGTCAAGCCAGCGTCCAGCCTGTGCAATCTGCGTTGCCGGTACTGCTTTTATGACGATGTTTCCAACAGCCGAGCCTGCAAAAATATGGGACTGCTTTCCCATGAAATGGCAGGAGAACTGGTTGAAAAGGCTTTTGCAGCCACAGAGGAAGGCGGCAGCGTCCATTTTCTGTTTCAGGGCGGCGAACCGACTCTTGCCGGGTTGGATTTCTTCCGGTTCTTTCTGGAAACGGAGCGTTCCATGCAGCGCAATATCTCTGTGTTCCACAGCATCCAGACCAATGGCATTTGTCTGGATGAAGAGTGGGCTTCCTTTTTCAAAGCCAACTCTTTCCTCGTAGGCCTCTCTCTGGACGGCACACAGGAGAACCATGATCTCTATCGGCTGGACGCAGCTGGGCAGGGCACATGGGATAAAGTAACTCATGCGCTTGCGCTGCTGGATGCCTACAGGGTCGAAACGAATCTGCTCTGTGTTGTGACCGGACAGCTGGCCAGAAAGCCGCAGCGAGCCTTCAAATGCCTCTGCGAGTTGGGACAGCACAATCTGCAATTCATCCCATGTCTTGACCCACTTGATACGATTGGAGGGCAGGCATATTCTCTAACGCCGGAACTTTATGGTCGTTTTCTGTGCGGCGTCTTTGATAATTGGTATCAGCAGCTGCAACGAGGCAATTATATCAGCGTTCGCAATTTTGAGGACTATCTGCGTATCCTGCTGGGAATGCCGCCTACCTCCTGCGCTTCCTCCGGTTCCTGTGGACATTATCTTACCGTAGAAGGTGACGGAAGCCTTTATCCCTGTGACTTTTATGTTCTGGATGAGTGGAAGCTGGGAAATCTGAGCCACTGTACCGTTGAAGATGCGCTTGATTCTCCCACAAGCCAGACATTTCTGGCACAGGGCCGCAAACGCCCGGCGGAATGCGCAGCATGTGCTTATCAGCTGCTCTGCCGGGGCGGATGCAAGCGAGATTGGGATGCCTCTGGAAGCAACCGCTTTTGCGCAGCGTATAAGCAGTTCTTTGCCTATGTGCTTCCGCGCCTGCATACTGCTGCACATTTTCTGGCACAACAAAACCGGTAA
- a CDS encoding chromate transporter, protein MDENKTYGTRLARLWKLFLSTLYISSFTFGGGFVIVTFMKKKFVDELHWIDEQEMLDMTALAQSSPGAIAVNAAILVGWQVEGLIGMIVAVLGTIIPPMVILSVISVFYNAFATNRYIALLLKGMQAGVAAVILDVVFDLGGKVLKTRSWVYIALMVAAFVANTVFDVNVVVVILAAAVFGVVLALVQWKKGGAK, encoded by the coding sequence ATGGATGAAAATAAAACATACGGTACACGGTTAGCACGGCTTTGGAAGCTGTTTTTGAGTACGCTGTACATTAGCAGCTTTACCTTCGGCGGCGGCTTTGTCATCGTGACCTTTATGAAGAAAAAATTTGTAGATGAGCTGCACTGGATCGATGAACAGGAAATGCTGGATATGACAGCGTTGGCGCAGTCCTCTCCGGGCGCAATCGCGGTCAATGCTGCAATTCTGGTAGGCTGGCAGGTAGAAGGCTTGATTGGAATGATCGTGGCAGTGTTGGGCACCATCATCCCACCTATGGTCATTCTTTCAGTCATTTCTGTGTTCTACAATGCTTTTGCCACCAATCGCTATATCGCGTTGTTACTCAAGGGAATGCAGGCTGGTGTGGCGGCGGTCATTCTGGATGTTGTATTCGACCTCGGCGGCAAGGTGCTGAAGACCCGCTCATGGGTGTATATTGCCCTGATGGTCGCAGCGTTTGTCGCAAATACGGTGTTTGATGTCAATGTGGTGGTGGTCATCCTTGCCGCTGCAGTATTCGGCGTGGTGCTGGCTCTGGTCCAGTGGAAAAAAGGTGGTGCAAAATGA
- a CDS encoding chromate transporter, whose protein sequence is MIYLQLFLSFLQVGMFSVGGGYAAMPLIQSQVVEQHGWLTMQEFTDLITIAEMTPGPIAVNSATFVGLRIAQVPGAIIATLGCITPALFFVSLLSYIYRKYKDISLLQSVLACLRPVIVALIFGAGLSILSMVVFGESAKTLANVDWIGIGSFASAFFVLRKLKWNPILTMCLCGVAGLGLHILLGI, encoded by the coding sequence ATGATCTACTTACAGCTTTTTCTCAGCTTTTTGCAGGTGGGTATGTTCAGCGTAGGCGGCGGCTATGCGGCCATGCCCCTGATCCAGAGCCAAGTGGTGGAACAACATGGCTGGCTGACGATGCAGGAGTTTACTGACCTCATCACGATTGCAGAAATGACCCCTGGTCCCATTGCGGTCAACTCGGCAACTTTTGTTGGTTTGCGTATCGCGCAGGTACCCGGAGCCATCATTGCAACACTAGGTTGCATTACACCGGCGCTGTTCTTTGTTTCACTTCTATCCTACATCTATCGTAAATACAAGGATATTTCTCTGCTGCAAAGTGTTCTGGCCTGCCTGCGTCCGGTCATTGTAGCGCTTATCTTTGGTGCAGGTCTTTCTATACTGTCTATGGTGGTGTTCGGAGAGAGTGCAAAGACGCTCGCCAACGTAGACTGGATCGGCATCGGCAGTTTTGCATCGGCATTTTTTGTCCTACGGAAGCTCAAGTGGAATCCCATCCTGACCATGTGCCTGTGCGGCGTGGCCGGGCTTGGACTTCACATTTTGCTCGGAATATAA
- a CDS encoding recombinase family protein, translating to MTAVIYARYSSDNQREESIEGQIRECTAYAEKNGITIVKHYIDRAISAKTDNRPEFQQMIKDSDKKLFDIVLVWKLDRFARNRYDSARYKTQLKKNGVKLMSATEIISEGPEGIILESVLEGYAEYYSADLAEKVVRGQTENILKGRCNGGRGTFGYTLDSERKFHIDPLTSPFVLESFKKYNEGSTMKEIRDWLNENGIKNPVGGAFTYNSVEHMLKNRRYIGELKFRDVVVPDAIPPIIPLELFEDVQKKIAKNKKAPARRKAEDDYLLTTKLFCGYCGALMFGESGTSRTGEVHRYYKCATAKKHKGCKKKTVRKQWLEDLVVNQTMQLVKDDAAMESIIAKVMELQNKENTNIPLYEKQLRDAESGIQNMLNAIQAGILTSSTKERLEQLEETKRELEARIAEEKLAKPKVTEEFIRFWLLRFRKLDMSLKDQRQALVDTFINAIYLYDDKVLITFNYKEGTQTVTFGEATEVASEGNGSDLDCFTAPENAVKSKDFMAFLFCKP from the coding sequence ATGACCGCCGTGATCTATGCTCGCTATTCCTCGGACAACCAGCGCGAAGAATCCATCGAAGGCCAGATCCGGGAATGCACGGCTTATGCCGAGAAAAATGGCATCACCATCGTCAAGCACTATATTGACCGTGCTATCTCTGCCAAGACGGACAACCGCCCGGAGTTCCAGCAGATGATTAAGGACAGCGACAAGAAGCTGTTTGACATTGTGCTGGTCTGGAAGCTGGACCGTTTTGCTCGGAACCGCTACGACAGTGCCCGGTATAAGACCCAACTGAAGAAGAACGGCGTCAAGCTCATGTCTGCCACCGAGATCATCTCCGAGGGGCCGGAGGGCATTATTCTGGAATCTGTGCTGGAAGGTTATGCCGAGTATTATTCCGCTGACCTTGCCGAGAAGGTCGTGCGTGGACAGACCGAGAACATCCTGAAAGGCCGCTGTAACGGTGGCCGTGGAACCTTTGGGTACACGCTGGATTCCGAGCGGAAGTTCCACATCGACCCTCTCACCTCGCCTTTTGTGCTTGAATCGTTCAAGAAGTACAATGAAGGCTCCACTATGAAGGAGATTCGGGACTGGCTGAACGAAAACGGCATCAAGAACCCGGTGGGCGGTGCATTTACTTATAACAGCGTTGAACATATGCTCAAGAACCGGCGGTACATCGGAGAACTGAAATTCCGGGATGTGGTCGTGCCGGATGCTATCCCGCCCATCATTCCACTGGAACTGTTTGAGGATGTGCAGAAGAAAATCGCCAAAAACAAAAAAGCCCCTGCCCGTAGAAAGGCAGAGGATGACTATCTGCTCACCACCAAGCTGTTCTGCGGCTACTGTGGGGCGTTGATGTTTGGCGAAAGCGGCACAAGCCGGACGGGTGAAGTCCACCGCTACTATAAATGTGCCACTGCCAAAAAGCACAAGGGCTGCAAGAAAAAGACCGTCCGCAAACAGTGGCTGGAAGATTTGGTAGTCAACCAGACCATGCAGCTTGTGAAAGACGATGCCGCTATGGAATCCATCATCGCCAAGGTGATGGAACTGCAAAATAAGGAGAACACCAACATTCCACTCTATGAGAAGCAGCTTCGGGATGCGGAATCTGGTATCCAGAATATGCTGAACGCGATTCAAGCTGGAATCCTGACCAGTTCCACCAAGGAGCGGCTGGAGCAGCTGGAAGAAACCAAGCGTGAGCTTGAAGCCCGCATTGCGGAAGAAAAGCTGGCGAAGCCGAAAGTGACCGAAGAATTCATTCGGTTCTGGCTGCTGCGGTTTCGCAAGCTGGACATGAGCCTGAAAGACCAGCGGCAGGCGCTGGTGGATACTTTCATCAATGCGATTTACCTGTATGATGATAAGGTTCTCATTACCTTTAACTATAAAGAAGGGACACAGACCGTGACTTTTGGAGAAGCGACAGAAGTTGCATCCGAGGGAAATGGTTCGGATTTGGATTGCTTTACTGCACCAGAAAATGCCGTGAAATCGAAAGATTTCATGGCTTTTTTGTTTTGTAAGCCATGA